The following are encoded in a window of Lates calcarifer isolate ASB-BC8 linkage group LG20, TLL_Latcal_v3, whole genome shotgun sequence genomic DNA:
- the ddx46 gene encoding probable ATP-dependent RNA helicase DDX46 isoform X2, with protein MGRESRHYRKRSASRGRSAGSRSKSRSPDKRSKKDDRDRDRSRRDRSRSRDRRRSRSRDRKRARRSRSRDRRRSRSRDRRRSGSRSRARRSRSGSPSKSRRVDEKSRSKEKDSLDPLSDKKKAKEEKEDEKVEDQDFDQNKLEEEMRKRKERVEKWREEQRKKAIENIGEIKKELEEMKQGKKWSLEDDDDDDEDGSAPMEGDDDDDGEEKGDRKEKEIKEEKKEEGEKEKETPMETQAEEDDVDPLDAYMEEVKQEVKKFNMGAMKGNDKKGAMTVTKVVTVVKTKKGPHTHKKKGELMENDQDAMEYSSEEEEVDLQTALTGFQTKQRKILEPVDHGKIQYEAYRKNFYVEVPELARMTPEEVNAYRLELEGITVKGKGCPKPIKTWVQCGVSMKILNALKKHSYEKPTPIQAQAIPAIMSGRDLIGIAKTGSGKTIAFLLPMFRHIMDQRPLEESEGPISVIMTPTRELALQITKECKKFSKPLGLRVVCVYGGTGISEQIAELKRGAEIIVCTPGRMIDMLGANSGRVTNLRRVTYVVLDEADRMFDMGFEPQVMRIVDNVRPDRQTVMFSATFPRAMEALARRILSKPIEVQVGGRSVVCSDVEQHVLVIDEDKKFLKLLEILGHYQEKGSVIIFVDKQEHADGLLKDLMKASYPCMSLHGGIDQYDRDSIINDFKNGACRLMVATSVAARGLDVKQLILVVNYSCPNHYEDYVHRAGRTGRAGNKGYAYTFITEDQVRYAGDIIKALELSGSTVPPELEQLWASFKDQQKAEGKTIKSSSGFSGKGFKFDETEHALANERKKLQKAALGLQDSDDEDGALDIEEQIESMFNSKKRVKDLSAPGAATGPAGAVATTAAAPGGLPGLGPTSAGNIQKLEMAKRLALKINAQKNLGAEAQDVMQQATNAILRGGTIMTPSVSAKTIAEQLAEKINAKLNYTPVEKLEEERQAAEQAETVKRYEEELEINDFPQTARWKVTSKEALQRIGEYSEAAITIRGTYFPPGKEPKEGERKIYLAIESANELAVQKAKTEITRLIKEELIRLQNSYQPTSKGRYKVL; from the exons ATGGGACGTGAGTCCAG ACACTACAGGAAGCGTTCCGCTTCTCGGGGACGGTCAGCAGGTAGCCGATCAAAGAGTCGCTCCCCGGACAAACGCTCCAAGAAAGACGACCGTGACCGAGACCGAAGCAGAAGAGACAGGTCACGGAGCCGGGACCGCCGCAGGTCCCGGTCCAGAGACAGAAAACGAGCCAG GCGATccaggagcagagacaggaggaggtccaggagcagagacagaaggaggtCTGGCAGTAGGAGCAGAGCCAGGAGGTCCCGATCGGGCAGCCCCAGCAAGAGCAGAAGAGTAGATGAAAA GTCAAGGAGTAAGGAAAAAGACAGCCTTGATCCTTTATCTGACAAGAAGAAGGctaaagaggagaaagaggatgaGAAGGTTGAGGAT CAAGACTTTGACCAGAACAagttggaggaggagatgaggaagcGGAAGGAGCGGGTGGAGAAgtggagagaagagcagaggaagaaggcCATTGAAAACATCGGAGAGATCAAGAAAGAACTGGAGGAGATGAAGCAGGGCAAGAAGTGGAGCTtggaggatgatgatg ACGACGACGAGGATGGTTCAGCGCCGATGGAAGGAGACGATGACGATGATGGGGAAGAGAAGGGGgacaggaaagagaaggagataaaggaggagaagaaagaggagggggagaaggagaaggagactCCCATGGAGACGCAGGCCGAGGAGGACGACGTGGATCCTCTGGACGCCTACatggaggaggtgaagcaggAAGTGAAGAAGTTTAACATGGGAGCAATGAAAGGAAATGATAAG AAAGGAGCAATGACTGTAACCAAAGTGGTGACAGTTGTTAAAACCAAGAAAGGACCTCACACTCACAAGAAGAAGGGTGAGCTGATGGAGAATGACCAGGATGCCATGGAG TActcatcagaggaggaggaggtggatcTGCAGACAGCTCTGACGGGCTTCCAGACTAAACAGAGGAAAATCCTGGAGCCTGTGGACCACGGGAAGATCCAGTATGAGGCGTACCGCAAAAACTTCTATGTGGAGGTGCCTGAGTTGGCCAGGATGACTCCAGAAG AGGTGAACGCATACAGGTTGGAGCTGGAAGGCATTACTGTTAAAGGGAAGGGCTGCCCCAAACCCATCAAGACCTGGGTGCAGTGTGGGGTATCCATGAAGATCCTCAACGCACTGAAGAA GCACAGCTACGAGAAGCCCACCCCCATCCAGGCACAGGCTATCCCCGCCATCATGTCAGGCCGAGACCTCATTGGCATCGCCAAGACTGGCAGTGGGAAAACCATAGCCTTCCTATTGCCCATGTTCCGACACATCATGGACCAGAGGCCCTTGGAAGAGTCTGAGGGACCCATAT CTGTAATCATGACTCCGACCAGAGAGTTGGCTCTACAGATCACCAAGGAGTGTAAGAAGTTCTCCAAGCCGCTGGGCCTCagggtggtgtgtgtttatggagGCACTGGTATCAGCGAACAG ATTGCTGAGCTGAAGAGAGGAGCTGAGATCATTGTGTGCACACCAGGAAGAATGATTGACATGCTGGGGGCCAACAGCG GTCGAGTCACCAACCTGCGCAGAGTAACATATGTGGTCTTGGATGAAGCAGACAGGATGTTCGACATGGGCTTCGAGCCACAG GTGATGCGTATCGTGGACAACGTGCGTCCAGACCGTCAGACAGTCATGTTTTCAGCCACCTTCCCCAGAGCCATGGAGGCACTAGCTCGGAGGATCCTGTCTAAACCTATTGAGGTCCAGGTGGGAGGCCGCAGTGTCGTCTGCTCTGATGTGGAACAACACGTG TTGGTGATTGATGAGGACAAGAAGTTCCTGAAGCTGTTGGAGATTCTGGGTCACTACCAGGAGAAGGGTTCGGTCATCATCTTTGTGGACAAACAGGAGCACGCAGACGGACTGCTAAAAGACCTGATGAAAGCTTCATACCCATGCATGTCACTGCATGGAG GAATTGACCAGTACGACAGAGACAGCATCATCAATGACTTCAAGAATGGAGCTTGTCGTCTGATGGTAGCCACCTCTGTGGCAGCCAGAGGCCTTGACGTCAAGCAGCTGATCCTGGTAGTCAACTACAGCTGTCCCAACCACTATGAGGACTATGTCCACAGGGCTGGACGCACAGGCCGAGCAGGCAACAAG GGCTACGCCTACACCTTCATCACAGAGGATCAGGTTCGCTATGCTGGGGACATCATCAAAGCGTTGGAGCTGTCGGGCTCCACCGTCCCGCCAGAATTGGAGCAGCTCTGGGCCTCCTTCAAAGACCAACAGAAAGCG GAGGGTAAGACCATTAAGAGCAGCAGCGGCTTCTCAGGAAAAGGCTTCAAATTTGACGAGACAGAACACGCCCTGGCCAATGAGAGGAAGAAGCTGCAGAAAGCTGCTCTTGGACTGCAGGACTCTGATGATGAGGACGGAGCCCTGGAT ATCGAGGAGCAAATCGAGAGCATGTTCAACTCCAAGAAGAGGGTGAAGGATCTGTCTGCTCCTGGAGCTGCCACAGGACCCGCAGGAGCAGTTGccaccacagcagctgctccCGGAGGGCTGCCAGGCCTTGGACCCACGTCCGCTGGAAACATCCAGAAACTGGAAATGGCCAAGAGGCTGGCGCTCAAGATCAATGCTCAGAAGAACTTGGGTGCCGAGGCTCAG GACGTGATGCAACAGGCCACAAACGCCATCCTGCGGGGCGGCACCATCATGACACCCTCTGTGTCAGCCAAGACTATCGCCGAACAGCTGGCGGAGAAGATCAATGCCAAGCTGAACTACACCCCtgtggagaagctggaggaggagcggCAGGCAGCTGAACAGGCAGAGACCGTCAAAAGATACGAAGAGGAGCTGGAGATCAACGACTTCCCTCAG ACGGCCAGGTGGAAGGTGACATCTAAAGAAGCTCTGCAGAGGATTGGAGAATACTCTGAAGCCGCTATCACCATCAGAGGAACCTATTTCCCTCCAGGCAAAGAGCCCAAGGAGGGAGAACGCAAGATCTATCTGGCTATTGAAA GTGCTAATGAACTGGCTGTGCAGAAAGCCAAAACGGAGATTACACGGTTAATCAAGGAAGAGCTCATCAGATTA cAAAATTCCTACCAGCCGACGAGCAAAGGCCGGTACAAAGTGTTGTAG
- the ddx46 gene encoding probable ATP-dependent RNA helicase DDX46 isoform X1, giving the protein MGRESRHYRKRSASRGRSAGSRSKSRSPDKRSKKDDRDRDRSRRDRSRSRDRRRSRSRDRKRARRSRSRDRRRSRSRDRRRSGSRSRARRSRSGSPSKSRRVDEKSRSKEKDSLDPLSDKKKAKEEKEDEKVEDQQDFDQNKLEEEMRKRKERVEKWREEQRKKAIENIGEIKKELEEMKQGKKWSLEDDDDDDEDGSAPMEGDDDDDGEEKGDRKEKEIKEEKKEEGEKEKETPMETQAEEDDVDPLDAYMEEVKQEVKKFNMGAMKGNDKKGAMTVTKVVTVVKTKKGPHTHKKKGELMENDQDAMEYSSEEEEVDLQTALTGFQTKQRKILEPVDHGKIQYEAYRKNFYVEVPELARMTPEEVNAYRLELEGITVKGKGCPKPIKTWVQCGVSMKILNALKKHSYEKPTPIQAQAIPAIMSGRDLIGIAKTGSGKTIAFLLPMFRHIMDQRPLEESEGPISVIMTPTRELALQITKECKKFSKPLGLRVVCVYGGTGISEQIAELKRGAEIIVCTPGRMIDMLGANSGRVTNLRRVTYVVLDEADRMFDMGFEPQVMRIVDNVRPDRQTVMFSATFPRAMEALARRILSKPIEVQVGGRSVVCSDVEQHVLVIDEDKKFLKLLEILGHYQEKGSVIIFVDKQEHADGLLKDLMKASYPCMSLHGGIDQYDRDSIINDFKNGACRLMVATSVAARGLDVKQLILVVNYSCPNHYEDYVHRAGRTGRAGNKGYAYTFITEDQVRYAGDIIKALELSGSTVPPELEQLWASFKDQQKAEGKTIKSSSGFSGKGFKFDETEHALANERKKLQKAALGLQDSDDEDGALDIEEQIESMFNSKKRVKDLSAPGAATGPAGAVATTAAAPGGLPGLGPTSAGNIQKLEMAKRLALKINAQKNLGAEAQDVMQQATNAILRGGTIMTPSVSAKTIAEQLAEKINAKLNYTPVEKLEEERQAAEQAETVKRYEEELEINDFPQTARWKVTSKEALQRIGEYSEAAITIRGTYFPPGKEPKEGERKIYLAIESANELAVQKAKTEITRLIKEELIRLQNSYQPTSKGRYKVL; this is encoded by the exons ATGGGACGTGAGTCCAG ACACTACAGGAAGCGTTCCGCTTCTCGGGGACGGTCAGCAGGTAGCCGATCAAAGAGTCGCTCCCCGGACAAACGCTCCAAGAAAGACGACCGTGACCGAGACCGAAGCAGAAGAGACAGGTCACGGAGCCGGGACCGCCGCAGGTCCCGGTCCAGAGACAGAAAACGAGCCAG GCGATccaggagcagagacaggaggaggtccaggagcagagacagaaggaggtCTGGCAGTAGGAGCAGAGCCAGGAGGTCCCGATCGGGCAGCCCCAGCAAGAGCAGAAGAGTAGATGAAAA GTCAAGGAGTAAGGAAAAAGACAGCCTTGATCCTTTATCTGACAAGAAGAAGGctaaagaggagaaagaggatgaGAAGGTTGAGGAT CAGCAAGACTTTGACCAGAACAagttggaggaggagatgaggaagcGGAAGGAGCGGGTGGAGAAgtggagagaagagcagaggaagaaggcCATTGAAAACATCGGAGAGATCAAGAAAGAACTGGAGGAGATGAAGCAGGGCAAGAAGTGGAGCTtggaggatgatgatg ACGACGACGAGGATGGTTCAGCGCCGATGGAAGGAGACGATGACGATGATGGGGAAGAGAAGGGGgacaggaaagagaaggagataaaggaggagaagaaagaggagggggagaaggagaaggagactCCCATGGAGACGCAGGCCGAGGAGGACGACGTGGATCCTCTGGACGCCTACatggaggaggtgaagcaggAAGTGAAGAAGTTTAACATGGGAGCAATGAAAGGAAATGATAAG AAAGGAGCAATGACTGTAACCAAAGTGGTGACAGTTGTTAAAACCAAGAAAGGACCTCACACTCACAAGAAGAAGGGTGAGCTGATGGAGAATGACCAGGATGCCATGGAG TActcatcagaggaggaggaggtggatcTGCAGACAGCTCTGACGGGCTTCCAGACTAAACAGAGGAAAATCCTGGAGCCTGTGGACCACGGGAAGATCCAGTATGAGGCGTACCGCAAAAACTTCTATGTGGAGGTGCCTGAGTTGGCCAGGATGACTCCAGAAG AGGTGAACGCATACAGGTTGGAGCTGGAAGGCATTACTGTTAAAGGGAAGGGCTGCCCCAAACCCATCAAGACCTGGGTGCAGTGTGGGGTATCCATGAAGATCCTCAACGCACTGAAGAA GCACAGCTACGAGAAGCCCACCCCCATCCAGGCACAGGCTATCCCCGCCATCATGTCAGGCCGAGACCTCATTGGCATCGCCAAGACTGGCAGTGGGAAAACCATAGCCTTCCTATTGCCCATGTTCCGACACATCATGGACCAGAGGCCCTTGGAAGAGTCTGAGGGACCCATAT CTGTAATCATGACTCCGACCAGAGAGTTGGCTCTACAGATCACCAAGGAGTGTAAGAAGTTCTCCAAGCCGCTGGGCCTCagggtggtgtgtgtttatggagGCACTGGTATCAGCGAACAG ATTGCTGAGCTGAAGAGAGGAGCTGAGATCATTGTGTGCACACCAGGAAGAATGATTGACATGCTGGGGGCCAACAGCG GTCGAGTCACCAACCTGCGCAGAGTAACATATGTGGTCTTGGATGAAGCAGACAGGATGTTCGACATGGGCTTCGAGCCACAG GTGATGCGTATCGTGGACAACGTGCGTCCAGACCGTCAGACAGTCATGTTTTCAGCCACCTTCCCCAGAGCCATGGAGGCACTAGCTCGGAGGATCCTGTCTAAACCTATTGAGGTCCAGGTGGGAGGCCGCAGTGTCGTCTGCTCTGATGTGGAACAACACGTG TTGGTGATTGATGAGGACAAGAAGTTCCTGAAGCTGTTGGAGATTCTGGGTCACTACCAGGAGAAGGGTTCGGTCATCATCTTTGTGGACAAACAGGAGCACGCAGACGGACTGCTAAAAGACCTGATGAAAGCTTCATACCCATGCATGTCACTGCATGGAG GAATTGACCAGTACGACAGAGACAGCATCATCAATGACTTCAAGAATGGAGCTTGTCGTCTGATGGTAGCCACCTCTGTGGCAGCCAGAGGCCTTGACGTCAAGCAGCTGATCCTGGTAGTCAACTACAGCTGTCCCAACCACTATGAGGACTATGTCCACAGGGCTGGACGCACAGGCCGAGCAGGCAACAAG GGCTACGCCTACACCTTCATCACAGAGGATCAGGTTCGCTATGCTGGGGACATCATCAAAGCGTTGGAGCTGTCGGGCTCCACCGTCCCGCCAGAATTGGAGCAGCTCTGGGCCTCCTTCAAAGACCAACAGAAAGCG GAGGGTAAGACCATTAAGAGCAGCAGCGGCTTCTCAGGAAAAGGCTTCAAATTTGACGAGACAGAACACGCCCTGGCCAATGAGAGGAAGAAGCTGCAGAAAGCTGCTCTTGGACTGCAGGACTCTGATGATGAGGACGGAGCCCTGGAT ATCGAGGAGCAAATCGAGAGCATGTTCAACTCCAAGAAGAGGGTGAAGGATCTGTCTGCTCCTGGAGCTGCCACAGGACCCGCAGGAGCAGTTGccaccacagcagctgctccCGGAGGGCTGCCAGGCCTTGGACCCACGTCCGCTGGAAACATCCAGAAACTGGAAATGGCCAAGAGGCTGGCGCTCAAGATCAATGCTCAGAAGAACTTGGGTGCCGAGGCTCAG GACGTGATGCAACAGGCCACAAACGCCATCCTGCGGGGCGGCACCATCATGACACCCTCTGTGTCAGCCAAGACTATCGCCGAACAGCTGGCGGAGAAGATCAATGCCAAGCTGAACTACACCCCtgtggagaagctggaggaggagcggCAGGCAGCTGAACAGGCAGAGACCGTCAAAAGATACGAAGAGGAGCTGGAGATCAACGACTTCCCTCAG ACGGCCAGGTGGAAGGTGACATCTAAAGAAGCTCTGCAGAGGATTGGAGAATACTCTGAAGCCGCTATCACCATCAGAGGAACCTATTTCCCTCCAGGCAAAGAGCCCAAGGAGGGAGAACGCAAGATCTATCTGGCTATTGAAA GTGCTAATGAACTGGCTGTGCAGAAAGCCAAAACGGAGATTACACGGTTAATCAAGGAAGAGCTCATCAGATTA cAAAATTCCTACCAGCCGACGAGCAAAGGCCGGTACAAAGTGTTGTAG
- the camlg gene encoding calcium signal-modulating cyclophilin ligand isoform X1 — protein MESGEANEDKTGSLSAAQRRAEIRRRKLLMNSEDRMNRIVGFAKNESENNAGASRRPTEPRFHLDLDRTEPWSSTSSSPRPSPFLPEASVLGSRSRSATPERRGSPLPDCSELPGGSLDDDIGGVWPRPRGERVSDDLSGSPRRGLQKYLSRFDDAMKLRGQLANEKPPQDGGSDSEEFDPFRIFRLIGSILLAVFVRVFVCKYLSIFAPFLTLELAYMGLSKYFPKVEKKTKTTVLTAALLLSGIPAEVINRSMDTYRRMGDVFSDLCVYFFTFILSHEILLFIGSETP, from the exons ATGGAGTCCGGAGAGGCCAACGAGGATAAGACAGGCTCTCTGTCGGCGGcgcagaggagagcagagatcCGGAGGAGAAAACTGCTCATGAATTCAGAGGACAGGATGAACAGGATCGTGGGCTTCGCTAAAAACGAGTCTGAAAACAACG CAGGAGCATCTCGGCGTCCCACTGAACCCCGCTTCCACCTCGACCTCGACAGGACAGAACCGTGGTCATCAACCTCATCTTCGCCGAGACCATCACCTTTCCTGCCAGAGGCTTCAGTGCTCGGCAGCCGCTCCCGCAGCGCCACCCCAGAGAGAAGGGGTTCTCCTCTGCCAGACTGCAGCGAGCTGCCCGGAGGCTCCCTGGACGATGACATCGGAGGGGTCTGGCCAAGACCCAGGGGGGAGCGGGTGTCAGACGACCTCAGCGGGTCCCCACGCCGGGGTCTTCAGAAGTACCTGTCCCGTTTTGACGACGCCATGAAGCTGCGGGGTCAGCTGGCCAATGAGAAGCCGCCCCAGGACGGAGGGTCTGACTCTGAGGAGTTTGATCCCTTCAGAATCTTCAGGCTCATCGGCAGCATCCTCCTCGCTGTTTTTGTCAGGGTTTTTGTCTGCAAGTATCTG TCAATATTTGCTCCATTTCTGACCCTTGAACTGGCCTACATGGGGTTGTCCAAATACTTTCCAAAG GTGGAGAAGAAGACCAAGACCACTGTGCTAACCGCTgccctgctgctgtctggaaTCCCAGCCGAGGTCATCAACCGCTCCATGGACACCTACAGGAGGATGGGCGACGTCTTCTCTGACCTCTGCGTCTACTTCTTCACCTTCATCCTCTCACACGAGATCCTGCTGTTCATCGGCTCAGAGACTCCCTGA
- the camlg gene encoding calcium signal-modulating cyclophilin ligand isoform X2 codes for MESGEANEDKTGSLSAAQRRAEIRRRKLLMNSEDRMNRIVGFAKNESENNGASRRPTEPRFHLDLDRTEPWSSTSSSPRPSPFLPEASVLGSRSRSATPERRGSPLPDCSELPGGSLDDDIGGVWPRPRGERVSDDLSGSPRRGLQKYLSRFDDAMKLRGQLANEKPPQDGGSDSEEFDPFRIFRLIGSILLAVFVRVFVCKYLSIFAPFLTLELAYMGLSKYFPKVEKKTKTTVLTAALLLSGIPAEVINRSMDTYRRMGDVFSDLCVYFFTFILSHEILLFIGSETP; via the exons ATGGAGTCCGGAGAGGCCAACGAGGATAAGACAGGCTCTCTGTCGGCGGcgcagaggagagcagagatcCGGAGGAGAAAACTGCTCATGAATTCAGAGGACAGGATGAACAGGATCGTGGGCTTCGCTAAAAACGAGTCTGAAAACAACG GAGCATCTCGGCGTCCCACTGAACCCCGCTTCCACCTCGACCTCGACAGGACAGAACCGTGGTCATCAACCTCATCTTCGCCGAGACCATCACCTTTCCTGCCAGAGGCTTCAGTGCTCGGCAGCCGCTCCCGCAGCGCCACCCCAGAGAGAAGGGGTTCTCCTCTGCCAGACTGCAGCGAGCTGCCCGGAGGCTCCCTGGACGATGACATCGGAGGGGTCTGGCCAAGACCCAGGGGGGAGCGGGTGTCAGACGACCTCAGCGGGTCCCCACGCCGGGGTCTTCAGAAGTACCTGTCCCGTTTTGACGACGCCATGAAGCTGCGGGGTCAGCTGGCCAATGAGAAGCCGCCCCAGGACGGAGGGTCTGACTCTGAGGAGTTTGATCCCTTCAGAATCTTCAGGCTCATCGGCAGCATCCTCCTCGCTGTTTTTGTCAGGGTTTTTGTCTGCAAGTATCTG TCAATATTTGCTCCATTTCTGACCCTTGAACTGGCCTACATGGGGTTGTCCAAATACTTTCCAAAG GTGGAGAAGAAGACCAAGACCACTGTGCTAACCGCTgccctgctgctgtctggaaTCCCAGCCGAGGTCATCAACCGCTCCATGGACACCTACAGGAGGATGGGCGACGTCTTCTCTGACCTCTGCGTCTACTTCTTCACCTTCATCCTCTCACACGAGATCCTGCTGTTCATCGGCTCAGAGACTCCCTGA